A portion of the Leptospira kanakyensis genome contains these proteins:
- a CDS encoding LA_1326/LA_4305 family lipoprotein produces MKLYRILSLLILSITLNSCATGVKSRSLLFRSNEFAIYTVNRDKINLKSESSVPKVFAHPVEITEDKVLDLLGNIRFREESSYGDVNQYVFEEKEIKEFALDLVDGLQKLKSDQILLVISKYNPVRSVVSHYARTGFYIWSSETSIEILFGELQKEVTYDEQGNYYDWSNIPDIPFEHFPQSTYILQSPGFSFKKVSGFRNKHWLVFDKADLAKLKFEKRKKTTIPEVTNSVDADLKPEKRISRDDEEGIINGD; encoded by the coding sequence ATGAAACTCTACCGAATTCTCTCTCTTCTTATCTTATCTATCACTTTAAACTCATGCGCCACGGGTGTTAAGTCCAGGTCTTTACTCTTTCGTAGTAATGAGTTCGCAATTTATACTGTGAACCGTGACAAAATCAATCTGAAATCTGAATCGTCAGTTCCAAAGGTGTTTGCCCACCCGGTGGAAATTACAGAAGACAAAGTTTTGGATCTACTTGGTAACATTCGTTTCCGAGAAGAAAGTTCCTATGGTGATGTAAACCAATACGTATTCGAAGAAAAGGAAATTAAAGAATTTGCTTTAGATCTCGTGGATGGTTTACAAAAATTAAAATCTGATCAAATTTTACTCGTGATTTCAAAATACAATCCAGTTCGTTCAGTCGTTTCTCATTATGCGAGAACAGGATTTTATATTTGGTCTTCGGAAACTTCCATTGAGATTTTGTTTGGAGAACTCCAAAAAGAAGTCACTTATGATGAACAAGGGAACTATTATGACTGGTCAAATATTCCCGACATTCCTTTTGAACATTTCCCGCAGTCCACATACATTTTACAAAGCCCTGGATTTTCTTTTAAAAAGGTTTCTGGATTTCGTAACAAACATTGGTTAGTTTTTGATAAGGCTGACTTGGCAAAGTTGAAATTTGAAAAACGAAAGAAAACTACAATTCCTGAAGTTACCAATTCTGTAGATGCGGATCTCAAACCAGAAAAAAGAATTTCTCGTGATGATGAAGAGGGTATTATCAACGGAGATTGA
- the rpmE gene encoding 50S ribosomal protein L31, whose product MKTDIHPKYVSAKIKCACGTVIETRSTAGDISVEICSNCHPFFTGKSKLVDTTGRVDKFKKKYKMK is encoded by the coding sequence ATGAAAACTGACATACATCCAAAATACGTTTCTGCAAAAATCAAATGCGCTTGTGGTACTGTGATCGAAACTAGATCCACTGCCGGGGACATCAGTGTGGAAATTTGTTCCAACTGCCACCCTTTCTTTACCGGAAAATCCAAACTAGTGGATACAACGGGCCGAGTAGACAAGTTCAAGAAAAAATACAAAATGAAGTAA
- a CDS encoding STAS domain-containing protein — MENSREFYQEFEKAIDSQNFGKLTMDFHSVKFLDSSGIGAVIKASSALHNRGVEIFVTNLNKNLNSVFRLSGLNHILSILTLDEYLSKFPEFQKTLEA; from the coding sequence ATGGAAAACTCGAGAGAATTTTACCAAGAATTCGAGAAGGCGATCGATAGTCAGAATTTCGGAAAATTGACGATGGATTTTCATTCTGTGAAGTTTTTGGACTCCAGCGGGATTGGAGCCGTCATCAAGGCTTCATCTGCCCTACACAATCGAGGGGTCGAAATCTTTGTCACCAACCTGAATAAAAACCTAAACTCCGTGTTTCGACTTTCTGGACTCAACCATATCCTTTCTATTTTGACTTTAGATGAATACCTTTCTAAATTTCCAGAGTTTCAAAAAACTCTAGAGGCATAA
- a CDS encoding pentapeptide repeat-containing protein produces MAVMDFARYKEINDQRMNYREMDDATVVSYYRNTGCGDGYRIYLKLNDMQVVEDASYTTTGCGFGIVALAMATEYAKGKSLNDLRNLTPETLETLFEFPERRKNYPESAVAALKKAVEDYESGQGVPKENRITKSQTMELLHNQGHLREAKLSSVMLEKEKLDGVDFSGADLHNAFLQNSSFVGANFQGANLKASFFNGADLRNANFRGADLRFAKLASAKIEGADFTDAIYDIGTRVDHSQMYIFDVMKKAGKDLYLKKEDGE; encoded by the coding sequence ATGGCAGTAATGGACTTTGCTCGCTACAAAGAAATCAACGACCAAAGGATGAATTACCGTGAGATGGACGATGCCACCGTCGTCTCCTATTACCGCAACACGGGTTGCGGGGACGGATATCGCATCTACTTAAAGTTAAACGACATGCAAGTTGTGGAAGACGCAAGTTATACCACAACAGGATGTGGGTTTGGAATTGTCGCTCTTGCTATGGCAACCGAGTATGCAAAAGGCAAATCTCTAAACGATTTGAGAAACCTCACACCCGAAACCTTAGAAACTCTTTTCGAATTTCCAGAAAGAAGAAAAAACTACCCGGAATCTGCGGTGGCTGCACTCAAAAAAGCAGTCGAAGATTATGAATCCGGACAAGGTGTTCCCAAAGAAAACCGAATCACAAAATCGCAAACCATGGAACTTCTTCACAACCAGGGCCACCTTCGGGAAGCTAAGTTATCCAGTGTTATGTTAGAAAAAGAAAAGTTGGATGGTGTAGATTTTTCTGGTGCCGACCTTCACAACGCCTTCCTTCAGAATTCTAGTTTTGTGGGAGCTAACTTCCAAGGTGCCAACCTCAAGGCATCATTTTTTAACGGTGCCGATCTTAGGAATGCAAATTTCCGAGGTGCTGACTTACGTTTTGCCAAACTGGCATCTGCCAAAATTGAAGGTGCCGACTTTACTGACGCCATTTATGACATTGGAACCCGAGTGGATCATAGCCAAATGTATATCTTCGATGTTATGAAAAAAGCAGGTAAGGATCTCTATCTGAAAAAAGAGGATGGGGAATGA
- a CDS encoding DUF342 domain-containing protein: MPGPDSYTDRILQDLEASENGYFQIENSGGKAVLKITKPGAKGKKVDYKDVLARVQLFGVEGYNQDQIKKAVALAENKPVEIGTWSKGDPISSYADITISEDHMEAKMILHPPKHGGDLLTEYQLREQIASVGISVGIIDVVIQNQIKNPNFFVPYTIAKGFPPVPGKDGQIKIYFRSDNKPQLEEDEHGRIDYKNIAVIQSVKPGDLIAERIPPKKGEFGKTVNGTIIPYQEEKSVDWHLGPNVELKEDKLYAKIAGRPVLSAAWEIKVDEVIQLEAVDYSTGNIDFPGTIIVEEKIGDGFSLTTNGSIIIRNSVGKAFLKAKGDIVLSGGFMGRGEGYIESEGNIYAKFVEQGKLTAQGSIFVEEAVMHSEISAKDFIRVMGGRGEVMGGTVIAGNSLTCAKLGAVVETKTKVAIGTPPELLDELNRMKKEIAEKEITLHKVQLALTKLVEKSQKKELTQEEKDTITKLKDANEKFTKVLETESKQFETALGSYEPNPDAFVDIEREVFPGVDLSFGAGKNYRMGINSLVGKTRFYLGTDGSIQTDRTVIRKED; this comes from the coding sequence ATGCCTGGCCCCGACTCTTATACCGATAGAATCCTTCAAGATTTAGAAGCCTCAGAAAACGGTTATTTCCAAATCGAAAACTCTGGCGGCAAAGCTGTCTTAAAAATCACAAAACCGGGGGCCAAAGGCAAAAAAGTCGATTACAAGGATGTCCTGGCAAGGGTGCAACTTTTTGGAGTCGAAGGTTATAACCAAGACCAAATCAAAAAAGCCGTGGCCCTAGCCGAAAACAAACCAGTGGAAATTGGAACTTGGTCAAAGGGTGATCCCATCAGTTCTTATGCGGACATCACCATTTCTGAAGATCATATGGAAGCAAAAATGATTCTTCACCCACCCAAACATGGTGGAGATCTTCTCACCGAATACCAGTTACGTGAACAAATTGCTTCTGTCGGAATTTCCGTCGGGATCATTGATGTGGTCATCCAAAACCAAATCAAAAATCCAAACTTTTTTGTTCCTTACACCATTGCGAAAGGATTTCCACCTGTCCCAGGTAAAGATGGACAAATCAAAATCTACTTCCGTTCGGACAACAAACCACAACTGGAAGAAGATGAACATGGCCGGATTGATTATAAAAACATTGCAGTCATCCAATCCGTAAAACCCGGCGACCTCATCGCAGAAAGAATTCCCCCTAAAAAAGGCGAATTTGGAAAAACTGTGAATGGGACCATCATCCCCTACCAAGAAGAAAAATCCGTGGATTGGCATCTTGGCCCCAATGTAGAACTAAAAGAGGACAAACTGTACGCCAAAATTGCGGGCCGTCCTGTTTTGTCTGCTGCTTGGGAAATCAAAGTCGATGAAGTGATCCAATTAGAAGCAGTTGATTATTCTACAGGAAATATTGATTTTCCAGGAACCATCATCGTGGAAGAAAAAATTGGGGATGGGTTTTCTCTTACCACAAATGGAAGTATCATCATTCGCAATTCCGTGGGGAAAGCCTTTCTCAAAGCCAAAGGTGACATTGTTTTATCCGGTGGGTTTATGGGACGTGGGGAAGGATATATCGAATCCGAAGGAAATATCTACGCCAAGTTTGTGGAGCAAGGAAAACTCACAGCCCAGGGAAGTATCTTTGTAGAAGAAGCAGTGATGCATTCCGAAATCTCAGCAAAAGATTTTATCCGTGTGATGGGAGGGCGAGGAGAGGTCATGGGAGGAACTGTCATTGCTGGAAACTCTCTCACCTGTGCCAAACTGGGTGCCGTGGTAGAAACCAAAACCAAAGTTGCGATCGGAACACCACCTGAGTTACTCGATGAACTCAACCGAATGAAAAAGGAAATTGCAGAAAAAGAAATCACCCTACACAAAGTCCAACTTGCACTCACGAAACTAGTAGAAAAAAGCCAAAAAAAAGAACTCACCCAAGAAGAAAAAGATACGATCACCAAACTCAAAGATGCGAACGAGAAGTTTACGAAAGTTTTAGAAACAGAATCCAAACAGTTTGAAACCGCACTTGGTTCTTATGAACCAAACCCAGATGCCTTTGTAGATATAGAAAGAGAAGTATTCCCCGGTGTGGATTTGAGTTTTGGAGCTGGGAAAAATTACCGGATGGGAATCAATTCGCTCGTGGGAAAAACACGTTTTTATTTAGGGACAGACGGAAGCATCCAAACCGACCGAACGGTCATCAGAAAAGAAGACTAA